The sequence ACCGTGATGCCGCGTTCGCCGCGAGCCGGAGTGCGCTGGCTGTGCACGCGGTGACGGCACGGCCGGACCTGTTGTTCGCGGCGACGGAGGACCGGCTGCACCAGGACTACCGCGAGCCCGCCTATCCCGCTTCGGTCCGGTTGATGCGGGCACTGCGGTCGCGCGGGGTCGCCGCGGTGATCTCCGGCGCCGGCCCCACGGTGCTCGCGTTGACCACGACGGGAATACTTCCCGACGGCGTTGACGTTGCAGGATTCGAGGTCATCGAGTTGCCCGTCGATCTCGTCGGCGTGCGCCTCTGCGTGAGCTAGACGACCGCATCGGCACATCCTCGTGGTAGCCCTCCCCGATGATCGGAAAAGGGCGCCGCCATGTGGGGGGTGGTTGTTGCACCGCGTGCCCTGTCGGTCTACCCTCGGAGGCGTTCGGTCACCGTGCGGTTTCCGCACCCGGTGCTGGTCCCGGAACGTTTTCCGGATCGGATTTCTTCCGTTGGTTCTCGACGGGGTTTCGGGCAAACACGGTGATCGATTGATCCCATGACGGCGGTTCTCGCTGTATCTCGTATCTTCGGCGACGAACCGGCCGCACAGGGACCCCAGTACGCCGTCTCGCAATTCGGACGCGGGCGGTGGTCCGCTGGTCCACGCATGGAGCGTTGACCGGTCAGGAAGGACATGTGTGAGCAACACCGATCTGTTGAGCGGCGACGAGACCCAGGCAGCACCGTCTGCATCGTCCGACTCGGGTGAGCAGACGCCGCAGACCAACGGCGCGGGAACGGCCCCGAAGCGGCGTCCCGGCGGCCTGTCGGGCATGGTGATCGCCGAGCTTCGCGCACTCGCCACCGAGTTGGGCATCGGCGACACCACGGGGATGCGCAAGGGCGACCTGATCGCGGCCATCCGCGAGCGCCAGGGCAAGACGAAGCGTGCGAAATCGACGGCCAAGGACGCCGCCGAGCCCTCTGTGACCTCTGTGACCTCGACGACCTCTGCGCCTGCCCGTGAGCCGGTCGCGGCTCTCGACGGTCACGGCCAACCCGGTCAGTCCGGCGAGGCCGGTGATGCCGGTGACAAGCGGCAGGCCAAGCGCGGCGACGCCGGTCGGCGTGAGGCTGGTGCCGAAAGCACGGCCGACGGCGGCGCCGACTCCGCCAGGAACGGCGGCGGCAGGAACGAAGGCGGCAACGGTGCCGCCAGGGACGCCAAGGACAACGTGAAGGACAACGCTGAAGCCAAGGTCTCCGGAGACACGCAGGACGACGGCGGCAACAGGCCGAACCGGCGCAGGCGCGGCTCCGGCAGGTCCGGTGCGAATGCCGACGGCGGCGCCCAGCAGCGTTCCGACGGCGAGTCCGGCCAGCGTGACGGCGGGGAGAAGGACGGTGGGTCCGACTCCGGCAGGTCCGACGGCAAGCAGGCGGGCGGCCAGCAGCGCGGTAACGCGGGCGGTGGCCAGAACAACCAGAACAACCAGAACAACCAGGGCGACGACGACGAGCGGGGTGGCCGTCGCAGCAAGCGCTTCCGTGACCGCCGTCGCCGCGGTCGTGGTGAAGGCGGCGGCACGGAGACCGATATCAAGGAAGACGACGTTCTGCTTCCCGTCGCGGGCATCCTCGACGTGCTGGAGAACTACGCGTTCGTCCGGACCTCCGGCTACCTTCCCGGCCCCAACGACGTCTACGTCTCGCTGTCGCTGGTGCGCAAGTACGGACTTCGCCGTGGTGACGCCATCACCGGTGTCGTGAAGCAGCCGCGTGAGGGCGAGCAGCAGCGCCAGAAGTTCAACCCGCTCGTGCGGGTGGACTCGATCAACGGGCTCGATCCCGAGGTCGCGAAGAAGCGGCCGGAGTTCCACAAGCTCACGCCGCTGTACCCGAACGAGCGGCTGCGGCTGGAAACGACGCCGAACAAGCTGACCACCCGCGTCATCGACCTGGTGATGCCGGTCGGCAAGGGGCAGCGCGCGCTGATCGTCTCCCCGCCCAAGGCGGGCAAGACGACGATCATGCAGGACATCGCCAACGCGATCACGACGAACAACCCCGAATGTCACCTCATGGTGGTTCTCGTCGATGAGCGGCCCGAAGAGGTCACCGACATGCAGCGGTCGGTGAAGGGCGAGGTCATCGCCTCCACCTTCGACCGCCCGCCGTCGGACCACACGTCGGTGGCCGAGCTGTCCATCGAGCGGGCCAAGCGCCTCGTGGAGATGGGGCACGATGTCGTCGTGCTGCTCGACTCGATCACCCGGCTCGGCAGGGCCTACAACCTGGCGGCTCCGGCTTCGGGGCGCATCCTGTCCGGTGGTGTCGATTCCACGGCGCTGTTCCCGCCGAAGCGGTTCCTCGGCGCGGCGCGCAACATCGAGGGCGGTGGATCACTCACGATCTTCGCCACCGCGATGGTCGAGACGGGCTCCACCGGTGACACGGTGATCTTCGAGGAGTTCAAGGGCACCGGCAACGCCGAGCTCAAGCTCGACCGCAAGATCGCCGAGCGCAGGGTGTTCCCCGCTGTGGACGTCAACCCGTCCGGCACCCGCAAGGAAGAGCTGCTGCTCTCGCCCGACGAGCTGGCTGTGACCCACAAGTTGCACAGGGTGCTGCACGCGCTCGACTCGCAGCAGGCCATCGATCTGTTGCTCGACCGGCTGCGGAAGACGAAGACCAACATCGAGTTCCTGATGCAGGTCTCGAAGACCGCGCCCGGCTCCGACGACGACTGACGGCGACCGACGACGTCCGTCAGCGTCACCGCTGAGCGCATCCGTGGTCGGCGGCCCCCTCGCCGCCGACCACCCGGTTCCCGGATTATCCTTGGGAATATCGGCCCATCAGGGTGCGTTTGAACGGGCAGTCTGAGTCTCTGGCAGACTTGTTCCGCTGACGTCCGGCTCCGGTTCACCTCGCGACCGTTCGCGGGGATCCGGCGGCCAGTTGAGAGAGGACACCATGAAGAGCGGTATTCACCCCGACTACCACGTCACCACGGTGACCTGCGGTTGCGGGAACACCTTCACCACCCGCAGCACCGCCGCCTCCGACTCGATCCAGGTCGAGATCTGCTCGAACTGCCACCCGTTCTACACGGGCAAGCAGAAGATCCTCGACACCGGTGGCCGGGTGGCGCGCTTCGAGGCTCGCTACGGCAGGCGCAAGAAGTAGCTTGGTGGACGGCGCTCGCTTCTGCTCGTGTGGCAGAGGCGAGCGCCGTTTCGCGTTGCGAACGTGTCCCAGGGGAAGGCGAGCGAGAGAAGGAGAGCCGTGGAGTCGGAATCACTGCGAGGGTTGCTCGACGAGTACGCCGAGCTGGAAGAGCAGTTGGCGGACCCGGCAGTGCACGCCGACCAGGCAAAGGCTCGCAAACTGGGGCGCCGCTACGCGGAACTCGCGCCCGTGGTGAAGACCGTCAACGAGCTGAACGCCACGCGCTCCGACCTCGACGCGGCCAGGGAGCTGGCCGAGGAGGACGAGTCGTTCGCCGAGGAGGCGGGGCGGCTGGCCGACCGGCTTCCCGCGCTACAGGCGCGTTTGACGGAATTGCTGTTGCCTCGCGACCCCTACGACAGCTCCGACGTCGTCATGGAGATCAAGTCCGGTGAGGGCGGTGAGGAGTCGGCCCTGTTCGCCGGTGACCTCCTGCGCATGTACCTGAGGTTCGCCGAGCGGCAGGGCTGGACGACGGAGATCCTCGACGCCACCCCGTCGGACCTCGGCGGCTACAAGGACGTGACCGTGGCGATCAAGAGCAAGGGCGCGGACGTCGATGGGGTGTGGGCTCGACTGAAGTACGAGGGTGGTGTGCACCGCGTGCAGCGGGTGCCTGCCACCGAATCGCAGGGCCGTATCCACACCTCGGCGGCAGGCGTGCTGATCTATCCCGAACCGGAGGAGGTCGAGGTCGAACTCGACCCGAACGACCTGCGCATCGACGTGTTCCGGTCGTCGGGGCCCGGCGGGCAGAGCGTGAACACCACCGACTCGGCTGTCCGGATCACCCACCTTCCCACCGGGGTCGTGGTGTCCTGTCAGAACGAGAAGTCGCAGATCCAGAACCGCGCGCGCGCCATTCAGGTGTTGCAGGCCCGCCTTCAGGCATTGGCGGAGGAGGAGGCAGCGGCAAAAGCCGCCGACGCCCGCCGTTCGCAGGTGCGGACCGTTGATCGCTCCGAGCGGGTGCGTACTTACAACTTCCCGGAGAACCGGATCTCCGACCACCGCGTGAACTACAAGGCGTACAACCTGGATCAGGTATTGGACGGGGAACTGGCGGGTGTGCTCGACGCCTTGCGCTCGGCCGACCGCGAGGAGCGGATGGCGCGAGCCCAGTCGGGCTCCTGACGCTGCCGTCCATTTCAGACAGTCGCCGTCCCGCGCTGGGGCCCGCCTACTTTGTGTCCGCAGGCTGTGTACGGGTGTTTGTAGCTGGTGTACTTGTGTCCGCAGGCTATGTGCGGGTGTTGGCAGTTTCGGTACGGGGGGTTGGCGTGTCCGCGCCGTAGGCTGCGGACACGCGTGCGGGAAGTGCGGACACGCGTGCGGGAAGTGGATCGTCAAGAGGTCAGGCCACTCGTGACCGGATCGAGCCCGAGTGGTCTGTCTCGAACGCGGAAAGTTTCGTGCCGCTTTCGACCTTTTTTGCGCGGCTCTTCCGGGAGCCCGGAACGTGTTATAACCCCCTTGGCGGTAGCCGGAGAACGCCGAGCAGGGGGTGTGGATGCCGGACCAGGGAGCCGCCCTCGACCAGCTCAGGTCGCTGCTCTCGGACTGCCGGAACGGCCGGGGCGGATTCGCGGTGGTCACCGGTGGGCTCGGCAGCGGGAAGACCGAACTATTGCAGCGCTTCGCCGACAGGGCCGTCGAGGCCGGTGCGCTGGTGCTGTCCGCGAGCGGCGCGTGGAGTGAGCAGTCGCTCCAGGGCGGGATGCTGGAGCAATTGGTGCCAGGCGCTGGCACACCGGCCGAGGTCGCAAGCCGGTTGGCCGGTCTGATCATGTCTTGCGCGGGGAGTCCGACCGACCACCTGCCGAAGGCTCAC comes from Saccharomonospora xinjiangensis XJ-54 and encodes:
- the rho gene encoding transcription termination factor Rho translates to MSNTDLLSGDETQAAPSASSDSGEQTPQTNGAGTAPKRRPGGLSGMVIAELRALATELGIGDTTGMRKGDLIAAIRERQGKTKRAKSTAKDAAEPSVTSVTSTTSAPAREPVAALDGHGQPGQSGEAGDAGDKRQAKRGDAGRREAGAESTADGGADSARNGGGRNEGGNGAARDAKDNVKDNAEAKVSGDTQDDGGNRPNRRRRGSGRSGANADGGAQQRSDGESGQRDGGEKDGGSDSGRSDGKQAGGQQRGNAGGGQNNQNNQNNQGDDDERGGRRSKRFRDRRRRGRGEGGGTETDIKEDDVLLPVAGILDVLENYAFVRTSGYLPGPNDVYVSLSLVRKYGLRRGDAITGVVKQPREGEQQRQKFNPLVRVDSINGLDPEVAKKRPEFHKLTPLYPNERLRLETTPNKLTTRVIDLVMPVGKGQRALIVSPPKAGKTTIMQDIANAITTNNPECHLMVVLVDERPEEVTDMQRSVKGEVIASTFDRPPSDHTSVAELSIERAKRLVEMGHDVVVLLDSITRLGRAYNLAAPASGRILSGGVDSTALFPPKRFLGAARNIEGGGSLTIFATAMVETGSTGDTVIFEEFKGTGNAELKLDRKIAERRVFPAVDVNPSGTRKEELLLSPDELAVTHKLHRVLHALDSQQAIDLLLDRLRKTKTNIEFLMQVSKTAPGSDDD
- the prfA gene encoding peptide chain release factor 1; translated protein: MESESLRGLLDEYAELEEQLADPAVHADQAKARKLGRRYAELAPVVKTVNELNATRSDLDAARELAEEDESFAEEAGRLADRLPALQARLTELLLPRDPYDSSDVVMEIKSGEGGEESALFAGDLLRMYLRFAERQGWTTEILDATPSDLGGYKDVTVAIKSKGADVDGVWARLKYEGGVHRVQRVPATESQGRIHTSAAGVLIYPEPEEVEVELDPNDLRIDVFRSSGPGGQSVNTTDSAVRITHLPTGVVVSCQNEKSQIQNRARAIQVLQARLQALAEEEAAAKAADARRSQVRTVDRSERVRTYNFPENRISDHRVNYKAYNLDQVLDGELAGVLDALRSADREERMARAQSGS
- the rpmE gene encoding 50S ribosomal protein L31; the encoded protein is MKSGIHPDYHVTTVTCGCGNTFTTRSTAASDSIQVEICSNCHPFYTGKQKILDTGGRVARFEARYGRRKK